One Rhododendron vialii isolate Sample 1 chromosome 2a, ASM3025357v1 genomic region harbors:
- the LOC131317007 gene encoding S-protein homolog 3-like: protein MARFLPFVILVFLLVCMQTLCEQGDTKLFIKTTVHIKSDVAGQLRFRCQSGNDDLGNQILSTGGYYAFNFHPSFTTEFFCHFYWNSRDKIFDVYNASITGACEHGFVHYDCYWRVSPTGFFLSDNDKDYHFSNSWLI, encoded by the exons ATGGCTCGCTTCCTTCCATTTGTCATTCTAGTATTTCTCCTTGTTTGCATGCAAACACTATGTGAGCAAGGAGATACGAAACTTTTCATTAAAACTACTGTTCACATCAAGAGCGATGTTGCGGGCCAACTACGATTTCGTTGCCAGTCCGGAAACGATGATCTTGGAAATCAAATACTCAGCACTGGTGGATATTATGCTTTTAACTTCCATCCATCCTTTACTACTGAGTTCTTTTGCCATTTTTACTGGAATTCCCGAGACAAAATCTTTGATGTTTACAATGCAAGCATAACTGGTGCTTGTGAACATGGTTTTGTGCATTATGACTGCTACTGGCGTGTGTCACCCACTGGTTTTTTCCTTAGTGACAATGACAAGGATTACCATTTTTCAAACTCTTG GCTTATTTGA
- the LOC131317008 gene encoding S-protein homolog 5-like, whose amino-acid sequence MARSFPFVILIFHLLCMQILCGQEDMKIFFKTTVHITSAVGGQLRFRCQSGDDDLGNQTLSFGQYYDFHFNPSSYTLFFCHFYWNSKDKSIDVYKQSLAGKCEHRLVHYDCFWRVTPIGFYLSRDDQHYQLINSW is encoded by the coding sequence ATGGCTCGCTCCTTTCCATTTGTCATTCTGATATTTCACCTCCTTTGCATGCAAATACTATGTGGGCAAGAAGATATGAAGATTTTCTTTAAAACTACTGTTCACATTACAAGCGCAGTTGGGGGTCAACTACGGTTTCGTTGCCAGTCCGGAGACGACGATCTTGGAAATCAGACGCTTAGCTTTGGTCAATATTATGATTTTCATTTCAATCCTTCTAGCTATACCCTTTTCTTCTGTCATTTTTACTGGAATTCCAAGGACAAAAGCATTGATGTTTACAAGCAAAGCCTAGCCGGTAAATGTGAACATCGTCTTGTGCATTATGACTGCTTCTGGCGTGTGACACCCATCGGTTTTTATCTTAGTAGGGATGACCAGCATTACCAGCTGATAAATTCTTGGTAA
- the LOC131316529 gene encoding S-protein homolog 2-like, protein MARFRHPMVILIFHLLCMQTLCEPGDTKTFFKTAVHIKSDVQGQVRFRCQSGDDDLGNQTLSTGQYYSFHFYPLYNTVFFCHFYWNSNDKSFDVYNHRLARTCEHGLVHLDCFWRVEPDGFYLSNNDKSYQFVNSW, encoded by the coding sequence ATGGCTCGCTTCCGGCATCCAATGGTCATCTTGATATTTCACCTCCTTTGCATGCAAACACTATGTGAGCCAGGAGATACGAAAACCTTCTTTAAAactgctgttcacataaaaagCGATGTTCAGGGCCAAGTACGATTTCGTTGTCAGTCCGGTGACGATGATCTTGGAAATCAAACACTTAGCACTGGTCAATATTATTCTTTTCATTTCTATCCTCTCTATAATACTGTTTTCTTCTGCCATTTTTACTGGAATTCCAATGACAAAAGTTTTGATGTTTACAATCATCGTTTAGCCCGTACTTGTGAACACGGTCTGGTGCATTTGGACTGCTTCTGGCGTGTGGAACCTGACGGTTTTTATCTCAGTAATAATGACAAGAGTTATCAGTTTGTTAACTCTTGGTAA